A genomic stretch from Corvus cornix cornix isolate S_Up_H32 chromosome 9, ASM73873v5, whole genome shotgun sequence includes:
- the CRYGS gene encoding LOW QUALITY PROTEIN: gamma-crystallin S (The sequence of the model RefSeq protein was modified relative to this genomic sequence to represent the inferred CDS: deleted 1 base in 1 codon) gives MSRAGTKVTFYEDKNFLGRYYECDNDCPDFHTYLSRCNSIRVDGGTWVAYERPNYAGNMYVLTHGEYPDYHHWMGLNDRLGSCKYIQIPSGGRGHIQVFEKGDFGGQMFEATEDCPSIMEEWHMREVHACRVLEGVWVFYEHPNYRGRQYVLPKGEYRKPVEWGAASPAVQSFRSISE, from the exons ATGTCCAGAGCTGGAACCAAG GTCACCTTCTACGAAGACAAGAACTTCCTCGGCCGTTACTACGAGTGCGACAACGACTGCCCCGATTTCCACACCTACCTGAGCCGCTGCAACTCCATCCGTGTGGATGGAGGCACCTGGGTGGCCTACGAGAGGCCCAACTATGCTGGGAACATGTACGTGCTGACCCACGGGGAGTATCCCGACTACCACCACTGGATGGGACTCAACGACCGCCTGGGCTCCTGCAAGTACATCCAGATC ccAAGCGGAGGCCGAGGCCACATCCAGGTGTTCGAGAAGGGAGATTTTGGCGGGCAGATGTTCGAAGCCACCGAAGACTGCCCCTCCATCATGGAGGAGTGGCACATGCGTGAGGTGCACGCCTGCAGGGTGCTGGAGGGCGTCTGGGTGTTCTACGAGCACCCCAACTACCGGGGCCGGCAGTACGTGCTGCCCAAGGGGGAGTACCGCAAGCCCGTGGAGTGG GGCGCGGCCAGCCCCGCCGTCCAGTCCTTCCGCAGCATCTCCGAGTGA